One Nicotiana tabacum cultivar K326 chromosome 23, ASM71507v2, whole genome shotgun sequence genomic window, TCACAAGGTCTAACAGAACTCATCAATTTCCTCCCTACTTGACTGATTATGTTTGCCATTTTCCACCTTTCTTCTCTTGCATCACTACTCTAACTCCTCCTGCTACTTTTGAACCCACTACTTATTCCCAAGTTGCACCTATACCAGCTTGGCAGGATGCTATGAGGAAAGAGTTTGAGGCCCTAGAGGTCAATCACACTTGGGACATTGTTGCATTGCCAGGTGGGAAGAAACCTATTGGTTGTAAGTGGGTCTATAAGATTAAGTATAAGGCTGATGGCACTATCGAAAGGTATAAATCTAGGGTTGTTATTAGGGGGTGACACCCACATAGAGGGTAGACTTTAATGAAACTTTTTCCCCTGTTGTAAATATGTCCACTTTTAAGTGTCTGGTGGTCGTTGCAGTTTAGAATGGTTGGTCTTTATTTCAATTAGATGTTAACAATGTATTTTTACATGGTGATTTGGATGAGGAAGTTTATATGAAGCTTTCTCCTGGTCTTTCTGTCACTACTGccccatcttcttcctcttctaccTTAGTTTGTCGTTTAAAAAGTCCCTCTATGGCTTGAGACAAGCCTAGAGGCAATGGTATGCTAAGCTTTCTCAAGCCCTCTACTCTAGAGGTTATACTCATTCTCTTAATGACTACTCACTGTTTATCAAGGGTTCTCCTGGTCATATGGTTATCATTGttgtctatgttgatgatataatattAACTGGGGATGATCTTGCTGAAATTACTACTTTGAAGTCATTTCTGGATGCCCAGTTCAAAAACAAAGATCTGGGCACTCTTCATTATTTTTTGGGGATTGAGGTTTCTTCTTTACCTGGTGGTGTGCTTCTAAATTAGAAGAAATTTGTATCTGATCTTTTGAGGGAATTTGATTGTCTAGAGGTTGCTTCTGTTGTTTGTCCTTTGGACTTAAACTCCAAACTGAAAGCTGATTATGGTGATCTATTGGCTCAACCTGAGAGATATAGGAGTCTGGTTGGAAAGTTGTTATTCCTAACCCGCACTAGGCCTGATATTTGTTTTGGGGTGCAACATCTTAGTCAGTTTCTTCAATCTCCAAGAGTCCCTCATATGTTTGTTGCTCTACATATACTGAGGTACCTCAAGGGTACACCTGATCTTCACTTATTCTACTCGAACTCCTCTGATTTCACTATCTCAGCCTATTCAAACAGTGATTGGGTAGCCTGTCCGGACACCAGGAGGTCTGTTACTGGATTCTGTGTGTTTTTGGGTGATAGCTTAATCTCTGAAAGTCTAAGAAGCAACTCGTAGTGTCTCTATCTTGTGCTGAGGCTAAATATAGAGCCCTCAGCAAGGTGGTGGCTGAATTGACTTGGCTTGCACGGGTTCTAGCTTATTTTGGTGTTCACGTCTCTTATCCTATTTCTGTATTTTGTGACAACCAAGCAGTTGTTCATATTGCCAAAAATCCCGTTTTTCACGAGCGGATAAAGCATATTGAGGTTGATTATCACTTTGTTCGAGGGAAACTTTCTAATGATTTCATTTAACTTTCTCATATTTCCACTTCAAAGCAACTTGTTGATTTTCTCACAAAACTTTTAACTGGGCTGCTTCATCACCAATTTCTTCGCAAGTTGCAGATGTTATCCCTCCAACTTGAAGGGGGGTGTTGGACTCATGGACTATTTGTCCGCCATAATTAATTGTTATTCACTACTCGAGCTTGACACATGCTCGTGTAAGTACAGTTGAACGTTAAACTTTGCTATTTGTATGGTAGCCAAAATACACACAACAAAACTGGAAAAAAGAGCAAACGCAAaagacaaaaacaaaacaaaacagaaaagaTGAAGTACATTAGATAATGGAAGATTAACGGAATTTTTTCTGCTTTTGAATTTGTCAAATCCATACTACCAACGCTTTTTGCCTTGAaactatttctttctttttaagcGGTCGAATTAGGAGGAAATTATTGTAATCTTGTATTTTTTTATCGTAGATTTTTATTATTACCTGTTATTTCTTTCGGTtcaatttttttgttattttgttattattactGCTTATTGCTATTGCttcttttttcatatttttttcttgagccgagagtctattgaaacagtctctctacttaCCTTCTTGAGGTAGGGATAAGATCTCCACACACACTACTTTTCTCAGACCCTACTTGTAAAATTACAATGAGTTTGtagttgttattattttttgtcgagttaagagagaaaaaaagttaCACCGTGGAGTTGTAACGAtggtttgttttttctttttcttttttggttaaaGATCAAATAAATTCAAATTAGTAACTTGAAAacaaaaaatgtaaataaattttacacTATTTGCTCATGATTAGTATTTATTGGTAACCTAAAAACAATACAGACCATCTAATataattgtttacccgaaaaatggataaagttgaatttatacgtagttctaaggatacgtggtataacttggtacaaattaaaaaaataagtaaaaatatatcGAATATTTACTGTAAAAAAGTAATGAAAATACAAAAGAAATTAAGTAGAGAATGATTTATAAaaaagcaagatgaatcaatatcCAAAGCCCAAAAAAAAGGATAGTCTCTGCTATATATCTGtgtaaatatcaataatcttTGAAATGTGAGAGTGTATTGATGGCTCAATCTTCAATGTTGAATGTCCCTTACAGAAATGATAGCCACCCTTCATATATTGGAggaatcctactttagatataattaaaaatacataatggggatcccatgatagattagttaattagtttttccttaattcacgccgagattctctcccctggtgcggctataacggctctttgtctcttagctcgatcttggtcggtctTGGTATTGGTCGATCTCTGGATCTCGAGCTCGAAATTGACTCAAACtcggtattgactcgagctcgatatcgattcgagctcggtattgatcggtctggATCTCGAGCTCGATAACATCACttcacatcatagttcgatttggacttgagctcgatattgacttcgagctcggtattaaTCGGTCCCTGAATCTTGAGCTCAATAACCTGGCATCATATATCATCTCGATATTATAATGACGACCCTCGGTCCGtcatgttccaatctcgactAATTATACGAAGGGCAaaatcgattttgaccgtatacagatagtctcctcgtTTCTCGGAAGGAATAtggcgagaaacgacatgattttcCGAACTCCAACTAGGTGGGCGATGACATCAGTGATGAGCCCGGTTATGACGTATGCGACAAATGTCCCATCGGTCCTGTTACCAAGACATTAAATGTTTGTCAGTCGTTGGTCGGCCACTACCGGTTCTGAACCGTCATCATCAGGCCTATAAATATTCAAACTTTTATTCACATCCAAACTTTTTACTCAAAAGTTTTTCCTCTACTCTAGtatcttcttcaaaaatccctctGCTTCATATACTTTACATCATAAACAAACTcaattctcttttcctttattcatTAATGACGAAAACATCGAAAATGATGTCGCATAAAGAGGTCGCTTCTTCATCGCGGCCTACCGGTGGCGAGGATGCGGCGGAGCTCCGTCCCGAAGAGTTCGTTTCGGTAGGGTGCTCGATTGTCATTAATTTCAAAGTCAAAAAACCCTCTTCGGTACCGGGCCGATGTGAGCCGGTCTCGAGGTACCAGTGTTCAATCACCGAGAAAGTTCTCGAAAAGGTAAGAAGGGAATGCAACTGGGGCGACAAGTACGTGGTAGTCCCATCGCTCGAAGAATCAATTACTACCCACATGGAAGGGTTCTTAAGTatttatacttaccctttcatgtTGGGTCGATTAGATCCCATCATCGTTGCTTTTTGTAAACGATACGACGTGACCCttggccaaatccatccttcgttttggagaatagtgattcttcTCAAGAAAAATTGAGGGCCGtcttttcaccctcgatcaccttatgcgcctttatagtccccgactctatcgaggagGGCTGATCAATATAGCTCGTCGAGCCACTAAAGCATCGTTCTCAATTATAGATGAAACTCGTGATCAAGGTTGGATGGGCCGGTTTGTTCGAGTCAAAACCTCGAACCTGGTTTCTGCCGCCGACATgccgtttcctgagaaatggaatatgagtcGTGAGTATTTACTTCCTTTCGAGCATTTTAATATGGGGTCGCCTTTTATTTTCTTGATCCACTATTTCTTTTCTATTACAGTTGTGGCTCAGATGCCGGAACCGATCACGGACCTTAAACAATGGGTTGAAGGTCTCATGCTGCAGAGATCACACTTTGAGCGTGCTTGGGTGGAactatcaaagggtcgatgggaggcccgtagcCACAGTAAGCCTCTTTCTCAGTTTGTTTGTAGCTCGATCTTCTTCACTTACttacccttttttttttcctttttatggcTTCCGAATCTTTTGCTTTTTTGGTAATATATACAAAGGTCAAAAATGCCTTAGCATTGAATAATTATTCGaaggtcgagtgagtgttttctcgaactcgaagtaagagtagcccttaggcttaatggtcgagtgagtgtttactcgaactcgaagtaagagtagcccttaggctttaatggtcgagtgagtgtttgctcgaactcgagttaatgtagaccttaggcttaatggtcgagtgagtgtttgctcgaactcgaagtaagagtagcccttaggcttaatggtcgagtgagtgtttgcttgaactcgaaataagagtatcccttaggcttaattatcgagtgagtgtttgctcgaactcgaaataagagtagcccttaggcttaatggtcgagtgagtatttgctcgaactcgaagtaagagtagtccttaggcttaatggttgagtaagtgtttgctcgaactcgaactaatttagcccttaggccttatggtcgagtgagtgtttgctcgaactcgagttaatatagcccttaggcttttatggtcgagtaagtgttttctcgaattcgaagtaagagtagcccttaggcttaatggtcgagtgagtgtttgctcgaactcgaagtaagagtagcccttagggttaatggtcgagtgagagtttgctcgaactcgaactaatgtagcccttaggcttaatggtcgagtgagtgtttgctcgaactcgatttaatgtagcccttgggctttgtagtcgagtgagaatgatttctcgaactcgaattaatggcaGCCCTTGGGTtcgatagatagtccccgagtgagaatggttgctcgaactcgagttaggatagcccttaggctttatagtcgagtgaggatttgctcgaactcgaaataagagtagcccttaggcttagtggtcgagtgaggacttgctcgaactcgaaataaggtagcccttgggctttgtagtcgagtgagaatgatttctcgaactcgaattaatggcagcccttgggctcgatagatagtccccgagtgagaatggttgctcgaactcgagttagggtagcccttaggttttatagtcgagtgaggatttgctcgaactcaaaataagagtagccctgaGGCTTACTGGTCGAGTAAggacttgctcaaactcgaaataaggtagcccttgggctttgtagtcgagtgagaatgatttctcgaactcgaattatagatagtccccgagtgagaatggttgctcgaactagagttagggtagcccttagtatttatagtcgagtgaggatttgctctaactcgaaataagaatagcccttagTCTTAGtgatcgagtgaggacttgctctaactctaaatgaggtagcccttaggctttgtagtcgagttaGAATAACAtcccgaactcgaagtaaagttgTCCTTAGGCTCGATATATCCATAGAAATCGGATGCAATAAATTCTTGGAGGGACCTCTTTTCATTATTGTGTGAAATAATcttacatgcgtacatgttttatgCTTAAGGCTTGAGCAATCTAcgcgggcacggttcatttgaccgtttggcctatACAATAATCTTGTCTTCTCGAGGACTTTTTAACgtaaatctttttcttttctgcaGCTGATATCCGAGGGCGacgccccccagtattcgaggttgatcagatagagaagcctc contains:
- the LOC142177332 gene encoding uncharacterized protein LOC142177332 — translated: MSCVFLGYPFAKKGYKLYNLETKQFIVSRDVVFHEDVFPFSSSSPISQTHVTFPPPSSPSDSVPFTSPTHDLVPPTSAFTSLVPASLSSPIYDSPSLPSDPISSLVCDSALSLIIPSTVPTTAPPADGPLTRSNRTHQFPPYLTDYVCHFPPFFSCITTLTPPATFEPTTYSQVAPIPAWQDAMRKEFEALEVNHTWDIVALPGGKKPIGYVNNVFLHGDLDEEVYMKLSPGLSVTTAPSSSSSTLGSPGHMVIIVVYVDDIILTGDDLAEITTLKSFLDAQFKNKDLEVASVVCPLDLNSKLKADYGDLLAQPERYRSLVGKLLFLTRTRPDICFGVQHLSQFLQSPRVPHMFVALHILRYLKGTPDLHLFYSNSSDFTISAYSNSDWVACPDTRRSVTGFCVFLGDSLISESLRSNS